One Mercurialis annua linkage group LG3, ddMerAnnu1.2, whole genome shotgun sequence DNA window includes the following coding sequences:
- the LOC130015267 gene encoding uncharacterized mitochondrial protein AtMg00310-like, with product MPIVIGRSKKPNFAFLRDRLHKRVLGWKEKFMSRAGREVLNKSIAQSIPTYIMSCFALLVSFCADMQGIILRFWWSGSEDKKKIPWFNWNSICNSKRNGGLRFRNLRAFNQAMLAKLASLLV from the coding sequence ATGCCCATAGTGATTGGTCGTTCGAAGAAACCCAACTTTGCTTTTCTCAGAGATCGGTTGCATAAGCGGGTTTTGGGTTGGAAAGAAAAATTTATGTCTCGTGCAGGACGAGAAGTGCTAAACAAATCTATAGCGCAATCTATTCCAACGTATATCATGAGCTGTTTTGCTCTTCTAGTTTCCTTTTGTGCAGACATGCAAGGCATCATTTTGAGATTTTGGTGGAGTGGTTCAGAGGATAAGAAGAAGATTCCTTGGTTCAACTGGAACTCTATATGTAACTCTAAGAGGAATGGGGGTCTCAGGTTCAGGAATTTGAGAGCTTTTAATCAAGCCATGTTAGCAAAACTAGCGTCGCTCTTGGTTTAG